Genomic window (Toxotes jaculatrix isolate fToxJac2 chromosome 10, fToxJac2.pri, whole genome shotgun sequence):
CCTCACTATTTGGTTTCCTTTCTATACTATATTATGTTCTTTTGTCATTTGATCATGTTCTTGCTTTTGCCACATAGGTTATTTCAAGAACAGCGGTTGGAAATGGGCTGTTTGGCTCACACTGAGGCAGTGACATAGATTAATGTGCACTGTCTCTGCACAAGAATAAAAGTCTGTAACCTAACCTTACTTGGTCCCATTAGGCTGTAATGGTCATTAGAGACCAGAAAACAGAAttactgaataaatgaaaaacggGGAAACATCCAAAGCGACAAATTAAAGGGGAAAGAAACAACATAGAATGGCTTTATATGGTGTTAGGTTCTTAAGCATATAGATTCTTTAAGTTTCTGGGACTCTACTGGACTGATTCAACCAGGACTGCAGCTACTGTACCACTGTGGACACAGAGGTTATGTCCTCAGTAATACTTCTGGGAATTTGGAAGGCATAATGGAATGAGGAGGAGTTTACATTCTACAATTACATACAAAGTCTATAGTTGGGTTTTAAATACTAATTCTGGTCTTTAgtgaaaatactttaaaatgtgattaaaaaatattttgtagaTTGGTTGGTGGCTATTCAAATAATTCTTTGATATGTTGGGTTCTGCTGGGGAAGTTTGGATGACCTTTCTCAAATTCACCAATCATCCTCAAGATGttccctctttctttgttttgatgatCATAAACACCTCTGAGCACATCACTCAGAAATTTGCCATAGGTGTTCAGAGTTGTACATTTCAGCTTTAGGGTAGTGCCAgtattttaaaactgtttaagaAGGTTTATTCTCTGGCCAGCGATAGATTTTCACACTCACGATGAACAGGCaaatttgttgttgattttCGATACTGtgttaaaactgtaaataaggTACAGGATGAAActtccagtgtgtttgttcGTGTCACAATTTGTGTCAGTGgcatgactgtgtgtatgtgagtgtgtgtgtctgatttctTGTCTTCAGCTCGAggcagtgtgtgttcctgcaaAAGTGGAAGTGTTGCATTATGAATGGACAAGCAGATAACCTACAATGCAGTCACTCAACACTGTGCAAACCTGAGATGTTGTCACTTTTCCATttgacacagcacacacaggtaATACAATTCTGAGCAATGGAAACAAAAGACATTCAACATGACAGAAGACAGGATTTCAAATTCTGTCTTACTGTTTGTTCTGAAACCTTTGAGTCACTCTGTCCTCCAACGCTGTCCGTAACTCAGTCTTCTGTCAGAAAAGAAGAGCTGATTTCAGTTTACTTTATCCCtcaaatgctgttttctttcattcacacaGGACGTTACATTATTATAACTCTGGTTTTCCTAACtaggaaaataaaaattcatGTCCCTGGTTGAGAATGAGTGACATTTTTCTAGCCCACGGGATGTAAAATCAGTATTTATGATGTGACGAGTAAATACACATTTTCCAACAACTTTAAAaaactagggttagggttagggttataaaaaatataagagaaacaaaaatcaataaatctgATCCAGACATTCATTATTGCTATACTACTGTTTATCCCAACACGGATAAAGTTTCTGCCAGTTGGATCAGATCCAGCTACTTCTCAAAGTCATGCTCAGTGTAACTTTGAGGCACATTAACTGAAGGATGTTGCTTCTGTGTACTCATTTGCATAAGCTGCACATGGAGGGTTTTAACTCTACCTTAATTTGCATATTGCTGAGCAGGGTGCCACTGTTCAACAGCTGGTTATATTGCCAGCCCCAGCCAACCTCCCCCACATGGCTCTGCTTGGGCATGGGAGGGGGCGCATGTGGTGCAGCTCGGCACAAGTAACTCAAGTCACCTGTGGCCTCAGGTGACGAGATGCCCACACCCGTGTACGGGGGGAAATAATTTGATCTCGGCTTGTAGTCTCCAATTCCATCTGGGCCTTGTTAGAAACAGTGGACATTTGAGAGATGAaggtaaaaatatatatatcgaAATAAACCTGAATACTTTGCTTACAACTCTATAATTCTACAGACAGAGGTGTATAAAGAGTCACTGTGCAAAACAAGTAGCATACATTGAGGAAAATTAGAAATATTACGAATGTATACAAAGCCAGTAGCAGCTACTGAGGTGAATGCAACAGAACTAAATGAAAATAGAGCAGAAACAGGTTAtttatgtaaattaaaaatgaaagtccATTCATTCAGCAAGAAGCTTAGTGCTGTTTACAACTACTGCTAATTATCTTTCAAGAGGTATTACAGCAGGGGATCAATGTGTTTCAGGGCATACATtctaaaattcattttttatttactcattGATTGTGAGTAGTAGCAGTCACGAGTAGACATGTATTATCAGTCCTTATTCAAATATTCAAGtgttttctgtggaaaaaaaaacagtctgaatTAACAGTAACCTGCTCCAATGCATACAAAATGACATACTGTATAATTACACACTCGTgcatacacactcagacacacagaggaaatgtcAGCTCATGTTTGGCCCTGCTTACAGTGCCATCATGTGTCGAATTACAGTTCCATTTGATTGGACACAGACCATATGTTTGTACATTATATTATCATTGCATAGTACTTTGGGGTCTTTTGCACAATCCCACAGGAAACTGGGTAATAGCAGTCTAACAATACATAATATATACCTCTAGCTATCTCATTAATGATAAAAGTGAGTGCATATTGTagatacagcaacagaaacattGCTTCATTTCAAATTACGACCTTTGCAGAACAAATTTTGCTTCCTACAATTGCACTCATTCAGATGACACAGCAGAAGTACATTCTCACCATGCTTCTCCCACCTGTAAAAATCATCCTTTGTCCACACTGTGGccttcctgcagctgcttcactgtttcGCAtcattttcctgctgttttctttgtgttagtTGAAGGCTAGCTACATCTAAATAATGGGCACCCTTGGGTGATAACTTGAGCCCAGCGGTCTACCCTGTCCATGGGGTCATGGTCGGTTGTCATGCAACAACTGGTTGTCATGGTGTCAGTGCTTGTGGCCTAGTTACATTCTAAAAACAGGGGATGTTTCTGCCATCGAAGCATGTCCACTTCACATGTGATCTCAGTTTCTCCCAGATTaattactgaaataaataaacatgagagcagaatgaaaataatcttgTAATGGTGCTAGAGCTTTTTTCCAACAATCTCATTTTATTAACTGCACAATAAATTCAGCAAC
Coding sequences:
- the LOC121188767 gene encoding uncharacterized protein C4orf45 codes for the protein MMRNSEAAAGRPQCGQRMIFTGPDGIGDYKPRSNYFPPYTGVGISSPEATGDLSYLCRAAPHAPPPMPKQSHVGEVGWGWQYNQLLNSGTLLSNMQIKKTELRTALEDRVTQRFQNKQKNMKEDSQQVNSKFHRGS